The DNA segment GGCGGTTAGCTCAGTTGGCTAGAGCGCTTCCCTTACAAGGAAGAAGTCACAGGTTCGAGCCCTGTACCGCCTACCAAGTTCAGAATGACGTAACGCGGCAGTGGGCCCAGCAGCAGATTCTCTGGGTGGAGGTTGTTTTGGGGCAACACCCCAAAGAATTGGCCGCTGCGCTAGCGTTTCAGTCAAGCGAAGTAGTTCTTGTTTCGGCAAAAGCCCCATCTGGCCGGATAGAATTAGTCAGAAGGATAGAGTCTGCATTGTAACTGAATGGCGAACGGGGAGCCTTCAGCGCCCATGGCGAAACGTGGCGCCTGCCCCCCCCTTCCGGGTTGTGTCCTCCGGCTCAGCAGAGCTGGAGCCTCCGGACGTCTGGATAAAAACCGGATCCTTGGGACGGCTAAGCGGGTAAAATTACATATCTTGTTTGCTCAAGTTATCTTACAGAACCTTGACTCCGGTGGGGTCTCCGCTATAATAGGGACTTTCGACCAGCCGGATATCGTATGGGTAGTTCGAGGGAAAATGGCGCAGATTGTCGGCAATACAAGGCGCGCGACCGAGGACCCCGCAGGCGTATCCGGTGTGATACATCGAGGACGGCCGAGGGAGCGCAACGTAGTAGTGACGGTAAGTTGCGGTGTTTTCCCCGGAGTACCTATGCGATATTCGGCTTTGGACCCGTGGTGTAGCCTGGCCTAACACATCTGACTGTCGATCAGAAGATCGCGAGTTCGAATCTCGTCGGGTCCGCCATATATAAATCCACACCCCAGAGGGAGATGCGATAACCACGCGCATTTCCCTCTTTTTGTTGAGCGCAGGGCCAACGTAGCCAGTTGATTTCACTTTTATTGTCTATTAAGCTAATAGACAAAGGAGGCAATTGGAACTCTATGAGGCTGACCACAAAAAGCGAGTACTCTTTGTTGGCGCTTATCTTTATCGCCAGGCATGAGGACAGCGGGTTTGTCAAAATCGAAGATATCTGCATTAAGTATGACATCCCCAAGAAATATCTTGAGCACCTCATGATGGTATTGAAGCAAAACGGCTATACCAAAACTCGCAGGGGAGCCGGAGGGGGCTATAAGTTGTCACGTCCGGCCAAGAGTATTTCTGTGGCTGAGGTCATCCGGCTAATGGATGGTGCGTTGGCGCCCACGGATAGTGTGAGCAAGTTTTTCTATTGGGAGACACCGCTTCAAAAAGAAAAGAAGATCATCCGCCTGTTGAAAGACATTAGGGACTATGTGGCAACGACGCTTGAAAAAGCAAGTCTTGCAGATCTGGTTTGAGGAAGCCCGATGGAAATCCGCTATTTATTGTTGATCCCGCTGGCCTTTATGTGCGAGTTTGTCGATTCCAGTCTGGGCATGGGCTATGGTACGAGCCTGACTCCGCTCCTATTGCTCCTTGGCTTTGAGCCTTTGCAGATTGTGCCCGCTGTCCTTCTTTCTGAGTTCGTTTCAGGCATTAACGCAGCCTTTTTCCATCACACTGTCCGTAACGTGAATTTCAAGCCCGGGAACAAAGATGCCAAGGTGGCTTTGGTACTGACCGTATTTTCAGTGATTGGCACCACCGCCGCGGTCTTTGTTGTTCTAAACCTGCCCCAAAATATCGTTAAGCTTTGGATCGGGGTGATTATCGTGTTGATGGGAGTCTTTATCCTGGCGACATTGAATCGCAAGCCACGCTTTACATGGAGAAAAATTACCGTGCTTGCGACCATCGCATCTTTCAACAAAGGAATGAGCGGAGGCGGCTACGGGCCTTTGGTGATGGGAGGACAGCTCTTGTCCGGCGTCGGGGTCAAGAATGCGGTTGGGATCACATCCCTCGCAGAAGGGATCACCTGCCTAGTCGGCGTGGTGCTCTTCTTTATCCTGGGCAAAGAAGTGGACTGGGTGCTGGCCCCGTGGCTGATGGCTGGGGCAGTTCTCTCAGTGCCTTTTGCAGCCCACGCCTTGAAACACATCCCTGAAAGAGCGGCAAAGGTGGCGATCGCTTGTGTGATTTTGATGCTCGGAACGCTCACCCTTTGGAAGGCGCTTGCCTAGTTGCCCATCCCGGAGTCTATCTAAAGGTGTATAATATCAGGCCAGCTTGGATTTGCCCGGATTGGATGACCACGG comes from the Candidatus Omnitrophota bacterium genome and includes:
- a CDS encoding Rrf2 family transcriptional regulator, yielding MRLTTKSEYSLLALIFIARHEDSGFVKIEDICIKYDIPKKYLEHLMMVLKQNGYTKTRRGAGGGYKLSRPAKSISVAEVIRLMDGALAPTDSVSKFFYWETPLQKEKKIIRLLKDIRDYVATTLEKASLADLV
- a CDS encoding sulfite exporter TauE/SafE family protein, translating into MEIRYLLLIPLAFMCEFVDSSLGMGYGTSLTPLLLLLGFEPLQIVPAVLLSEFVSGINAAFFHHTVRNVNFKPGNKDAKVALVLTVFSVIGTTAAVFVVLNLPQNIVKLWIGVIIVLMGVFILATLNRKPRFTWRKITVLATIASFNKGMSGGGYGPLVMGGQLLSGVGVKNAVGITSLAEGITCLVGVVLFFILGKEVDWVLAPWLMAGAVLSVPFAAHALKHIPERAAKVAIACVILMLGTLTLWKALA